The following proteins come from a genomic window of Simkaniaceae bacterium:
- the trxB gene encoding thioredoxin-disulfide reductase, whose protein sequence is MEKVVIIGSGPAGHTAAIYCARANLNPVMYEGFYSGTAGGQLMTTTEVENYPGFPEGITGPQLMENFRKQSLRFNTRILTEDVKSVDLSVRPFVIKGDKTEMRAHTIIISTGANAKRLDIPGAGDGELWQKGVTACAVCDGAMPIFRDKDLYVIGGGDTAVEEALFLTKFGRKVYIVHRREELRASKIMAERALNHDKIEVLWNRVVTKVSGNSKVESVLLQDVKTKQEETREAGGLFFAIGHQPNTQFLNNQVELGEHGYIKIMGQSSQTSVDGVFAAGDVHDFQYRQAVTAAGMGCRAALEVERWLTEKGIH, encoded by the coding sequence ATTGAAAAAGTTGTAATTATTGGTTCCGGGCCGGCGGGTCATACGGCAGCGATTTATTGTGCAAGAGCGAATTTAAATCCTGTGATGTATGAGGGCTTTTATTCCGGAACGGCAGGTGGACAATTAATGACAACAACAGAGGTGGAAAACTATCCGGGATTTCCCGAAGGGATTACCGGACCCCAACTGATGGAGAATTTCCGCAAACAATCTCTTAGATTCAATACGCGTATTTTAACGGAAGATGTGAAAAGCGTGGATCTTTCTGTGCGTCCTTTTGTCATTAAAGGGGATAAGACGGAGATGCGAGCACATACGATCATCATTTCGACAGGTGCAAATGCAAAGCGACTTGATATTCCCGGAGCGGGAGATGGCGAGTTGTGGCAAAAAGGAGTCACTGCTTGCGCTGTTTGTGATGGGGCAATGCCCATTTTTCGCGATAAGGATCTCTATGTCATTGGAGGGGGTGACACAGCTGTTGAAGAGGCACTATTTTTAACTAAATTTGGGCGCAAAGTCTACATTGTGCATCGTAGAGAAGAGCTTAGGGCTTCGAAAATTATGGCTGAAAGAGCTTTAAATCACGATAAGATTGAAGTGCTCTGGAATCGGGTTGTGACTAAAGTTAGTGGGAATTCAAAAGTTGAATCAGTCCTATTACAAGATGTCAAAACAAAGCAAGAAGAGACAAGAGAAGCCGGTGGTTTATTTTTCGCAATCGGTCATCAACCAAATACTCAGTTTCTCAATAATCAGGTAGAACTCGGCGAGCACGGCTATATTAAAATAATGGGTCAATCATCTCAAACAAGTGTTGACGGAGTTTTTGCTGCAGGTGATGTCCACGACTTTCAATATCGACAAGCCGTTACGGCTGCCGGGATGGGGTGTCGGGCTGCTTTAGAGGTTGAGAGGTGGTTAACCGAGAAGGGCATTCATTAA